One Candidatus Methylomirabilota bacterium genomic window carries:
- a CDS encoding ribbon-helix-helix protein, CopG family — MKRTTVFADEDLLNRLREIARREQTTLSAIIRTALERYASRRRSRRSSLSLMAIGRSGRKDVAEHAEELLGKGFGR; from the coding sequence ATGAAACGGACAACAGTCTTTGCGGACGAAGATCTACTGAACAGGTTGCGTGAAATTGCGAGGCGCGAGCAGACTACGTTATCGGCGATCATCAGAACCGCGCTCGAACGCTACGCCTCACGCCGTCGATCCAGACGTTCCAGTCTTTCACTGATGGCAATCGGTCGAAGCGGGCGCAAGGATGTGGCCGAACACGCTGAGGAGTTGCTCGGTAAGGGCTTCGGCCGCTGA
- a CDS encoding LON peptidase substrate-binding domain-containing protein, which yields MADEKPVLSSIEGTIESTEQMSVADTEQSETKTEAQARKMPETIPLLPVRDVVIYPFMILPLFIGREKSVRAVDESLSRDRLILLVAQRDAEKEDPGTDEIHSVGTVAMIMRMLKMPDGRVKVLVQGLSRAKVIGIERREPYFEARIAEVPETDLATPAVEAEALIRSVKELVSKSVALGKQISSDVVVIINNLEHPGRLADLVASHLDLKMEQAQEVLELFDPTQRLKRVSELLGKELEVLEVQHRIQSQAREEMDKTHREYYLREQLKAIQKELGETDDRNQELKELEQKIRKAKMPEAVESEAKTQLGRLSRMHPDAAEASVIRTYLDWLIELPWSRPTKDKLSIKQASKILNEDHYDLEKVKERILEYLAVRKLKKKMKGPILCFVGPPGVGKTSLGRSIARALGRKFIRISLGGVRDEAEIRGHRRTYIGALPGRVIQGIKQAGSNNPVFMIDEVDKVGADFRGDPSSALLEVLDPEQNYSFSDHYLGVPFDLSNVMFICT from the coding sequence GTGGCGGACGAGAAGCCTGTCCTGAGTTCGATCGAAGGAACGATAGAAAGTACAGAGCAGATGTCGGTCGCAGACACCGAGCAGTCCGAGACCAAGACCGAGGCACAGGCTCGGAAGATGCCTGAAACGATCCCGCTCCTGCCGGTGCGAGATGTGGTGATCTATCCCTTCATGATCTTGCCTCTCTTTATAGGTCGGGAGAAATCGGTCCGAGCGGTAGACGAATCGCTGTCGAGGGACCGCCTCATCCTGCTGGTGGCGCAACGGGATGCTGAGAAGGAGGATCCCGGCACCGATGAGATCCACTCGGTCGGGACCGTGGCGATGATCATGCGGATGCTCAAGATGCCGGACGGGCGGGTCAAGGTGCTGGTTCAGGGTCTTTCCCGCGCGAAGGTCATTGGGATTGAGCGGCGCGAACCCTACTTCGAGGCGAGGATCGCCGAAGTTCCCGAAACGGATCTGGCCACGCCTGCCGTTGAGGCGGAGGCACTGATCCGTTCGGTCAAGGAGCTGGTCAGCAAGAGCGTGGCCCTCGGAAAGCAAATCTCATCGGATGTGGTGGTAATTATCAATAACCTCGAACACCCGGGCCGTCTGGCCGACCTCGTAGCCAGCCACCTGGATCTGAAGATGGAGCAGGCCCAGGAGGTCCTGGAACTGTTCGATCCAACTCAGCGCTTGAAGCGGGTCAGTGAGCTGCTGGGCAAGGAGCTCGAGGTGCTCGAGGTACAGCATCGAATCCAGAGCCAAGCTCGGGAGGAGATGGACAAGACGCATCGGGAGTATTACCTCAGAGAGCAGTTAAAGGCCATCCAGAAAGAGCTTGGCGAGACCGACGACAGAAATCAAGAACTGAAGGAGTTGGAGCAGAAGATCCGGAAGGCCAAGATGCCCGAAGCGGTCGAGTCCGAGGCAAAAACGCAACTCGGACGGCTTAGCCGGATGCATCCTGATGCGGCGGAGGCCTCTGTCATCCGGACGTATCTTGACTGGCTGATCGAGCTGCCGTGGAGTCGGCCAACCAAAGACAAGCTGTCGATTAAGCAGGCGTCCAAGATTCTCAACGAGGACCACTACGACCTTGAAAAGGTCAAGGAGCGAATCCTCGAATACCTGGCTGTCCGCAAGCTGAAAAAGAAGATGAAGGGGCCGATCCTCTGCTTTGTTGGGCCGCCGGGGGTGGGGAAGACATCCCTTGGCCGTTCCATCGCCCGCGCCCTGGGGCGCAAGTTCATCCGGATCTCGTTGGGCGGTGTTCGCGACGAGGCGGAGATCCGCGGCCACCGGCGGACGTATATCGGGGCGTTGCCCGGTCGGGTCATTCAGGGGATCAAGCAGGCCGGGTCGAACAATCCCGTCTTTATGATCGACGAGGTCGATAAGGTCGGAGCCGATTTTCGGGGTGATCCCTCTTCGGCCCTGCTGGAGGTGCTGGATCCGGAGCAGAACTATAGCTTCAGCGATCACTATCTCGGCGTCCCCTTTGATCTCTCCAACGTGATGTTCATCTGTACG
- the galU gene encoding UTP--glucose-1-phosphate uridylyltransferase GalU, which produces MRIRKAIVPAAGLGTRFLPATKAQPKEMLPIVDKPTIQYVVEEAAASGIEDIIIVTGRGKDAIENHFDRSLELQIALGRQGKEEQLQEIERISELASFCYIRQEEPLGLGHAILTARALVGNEPFAVLLGDDIIDAEVPCLEQMIAAFERYQSSIIAVQQVSKEETGSYGIIDPKWADDSVYQILDLVEKPTPEAAPSDLAIIGRYILTPEIFEALEQTAPDKGGEIQLTNGLRALLKTQTMYGLAFRGYRYDAGSKLGFLKATVQFALKRPDLAPGLRAYLRTLSLGEVGATAERDRKEN; this is translated from the coding sequence ATGCGAATTCGTAAAGCCATTGTACCTGCTGCGGGTTTGGGGACGCGGTTCCTCCCCGCAACGAAGGCGCAACCAAAAGAGATGCTCCCGATTGTGGATAAGCCTACCATCCAGTACGTGGTGGAGGAAGCCGCCGCGTCGGGGATCGAGGATATCATCATTGTGACCGGTCGGGGGAAGGATGCGATCGAGAACCACTTTGATCGATCGCTGGAGTTGCAAATTGCGCTTGGGCGGCAAGGCAAAGAGGAGCAGTTGCAGGAGATCGAGCGGATCTCCGAGTTGGCATCGTTTTGCTACATCCGTCAGGAGGAGCCCCTCGGCCTGGGGCACGCGATCCTCACGGCCAGAGCCCTTGTGGGAAATGAGCCTTTCGCCGTCTTGCTTGGAGACGACATCATCGATGCTGAGGTCCCCTGTCTGGAGCAGATGATTGCAGCATTTGAACGGTATCAGTCCTCGATTATTGCCGTACAGCAGGTCAGTAAGGAGGAAACCGGCAGTTACGGGATCATCGATCCCAAGTGGGCTGATGATTCGGTCTACCAGATCCTGGATCTGGTAGAGAAGCCGACTCCCGAGGCGGCTCCGTCCGATCTGGCCATCATCGGGCGTTACATTCTGACGCCGGAAATCTTCGAGGCGCTTGAACAGACCGCACCGGATAAAGGCGGAGAGATTCAGCTTACGAACGGCCTGCGGGCGCTGCTGAAAACACAAACGATGTACGGGCTCGCGTTCCGCGGGTACCGATATGATGCGGGGAGCAAGCTGGGTTTTTTGAAGGCGACCGTGCAGTTTGCGCTCAAGCGTCCGGACTTGGCGCCGGGATTGCGGGCATACCTGAGAACACTCAGCCTGGGCGAGGTGGGAGCAACTGCGGAACGGGACCGGAAGGAGAACTGA
- a CDS encoding PIN domain-containing protein: MPSILVDTGPLYAMADQDDDWHARVVGFLKHSRAELIVSVAVLPEAAYLLATHLGPEAEQKLVYSLMNGEMTLEQLILQDLQRTLELLNRYATARIGFVDAAVVATAERLKISRILTTDRRDFSLIRPRHCKAFELLP, translated from the coding sequence ATGCCGTCGATCCTCGTTGATACTGGCCCCCTGTACGCGATGGCCGATCAAGATGACGACTGGCACGCTCGAGTGGTCGGGTTCCTCAAGCATTCACGAGCTGAGCTGATTGTATCCGTCGCCGTGCTGCCAGAAGCCGCCTACCTGCTGGCCACCCATCTGGGACCTGAAGCCGAACAGAAACTGGTCTACTCACTTATGAACGGCGAGATGACGCTGGAGCAGCTCATACTCCAAGACTTACAACGTACCCTTGAACTCCTCAATCGCTATGCGACTGCGCGAATCGGGTTCGTTGACGCGGCCGTGGTGGCGACGGCCGAGCGTTTGAAAATCTCGCGCATTCTGACGACCGACCGGCGTGATTTTTCCCTCATTCGTCCGCGCCATTGCAAAGCGTTTGAGTTGCTCCCATAG